A window of the Fusarium poae strain DAOMC 252244 chromosome 3, whole genome shotgun sequence genome harbors these coding sequences:
- a CDS encoding hypothetical protein (BUSCO:55335at5125), whose translation MSETAFAQTFLSSLESRPVRLSADHVEDPKSFPARPPYIIPRMPNAMSKPNNLAPGSERSITVSLKSLRNPPLSIKLTSQPLDTSILDIKNNIQRQTRIPATKTKLLHNKKPIPDSKILKELLGETDMSIEFTVMVIGGAAAIPPEEPEAAPEAQPTGAHALQTDAFWSDLKGFLMQRLKDESEAERLSGLFKSSWQSNQANP comes from the exons ATGTCTGAAACTGCTTTCGCCCAGACATTTCTCTCATCGCTCGAGTCGCGACCTGTTCGACTATCAGCCGATCATGTCGAAGACCCCAAATCCTTCCCAGCTCGACCACCC TACATCATCCCCCGTATGCCAAATGCTATGAGCAAGCCTAACAACCTGGCCCCTGGTTCCGAACGAAGCATCACTGTCTCGCTCAAGTCTCTTCGTAACCCTCCCCTGAGCATCAAGCTTACCTCTCAGCCCCTCGATACATCGATCCTGGacatcaagaacaacattCAGAGGCAGACAAGGATACCCGCTACCAAGACGAAGCTTCTACATAACAAGAAGCCTATTCCCGACAGTAAAATCCTCAAGGAACTTTTGGGTGAGACAGATATGTCTATTGAGTTTACCGTCATGGTCATTGGCGGGGCTGCTGCCATCCCACCTGAGGAGCCTGAGGCCGCCCCTGAGGCCCAACCTACAGGCGCACATGCGCTGCAGACGGATGCGTTCTGGAGCGACCTGAAGGGTTTCCTGATGCAGAGATTAAAGGATGAGTCTGAGGCGGAGCGCCTTTCAGGTCTTTTCAAATCAAGTTGGCAATCGAACCAGGCAAATCCATAG
- the COF1 gene encoding cofilin, producing MSQSGATVSQECITAFNDLKLNKKYKFIVYKLSDDYKEIVVEKASESREWEDFRETLVNATAKSRTGAVGKGPRYAVYDFEYNLASGDGIRNKITFIAWSPDDAGIQPKMIYASSKEALKRSLTGIATELQANDTDDIEYESILKTVSKGLAA from the exons ATG TCTCAATCCGG AGCCACCGTTTCTCAGGAATGCATTACTGCTTTCAACGACTTGAAGCTTAACAAGAAGTACAAGTTCATCGTCTACAAGCTCTCTGACGACTACAAGGAGATTGTTGTCGAGAAGGCCTCCGAGAGCCGCGAGTGGGAGGACTTCCGTGAGACGCTCGTCAACGCTACCGCCAAGAGCCGAACT GGTGCCGTTGGCAAGGGTCCCCGTTACGCCGTTTACGACTTCGAGTACAACCTGGCCTCTGGCGATGGTATCCG AAACAAGATCACCTTCATTGCCTGGTCCCCTGATGATGCTGGCATTCAG CCCAAGATGATCTACGCTTCCTCCAAGGAGGCCCTCAAGCGATCGCTCACTGGCATTGCCACCGAGTTGCAGGCCAATGACACTGATGACATCGAATACGAATCCATCCTCAAGACCGTCAGCAAGGGTCTTGCTGCTTAA
- the HSP60 gene encoding chaperonin, producing MQRALNTRARASALSSAATKYRAGSLSQQVRFAHKELKFGVEGRAALLAGVDTLAKAVATTLGPKGRNVLIESSFGSPKITKDGVTVARAVSLKDKFENLGAKLLQDVASKTNEVAGDGTTTATVLARAIFSETVKNVAAGCNPMDLRRGIQAAVEAVVSFLQKNKRDITTSAEIAQVATISANGDVHIGQMIANAMEKVGKEGVITCKEGKTVADELEVTEGMRFDRGFVSPYFITDTKSQKVEFENPLILLSEKKISAVQDIIPALEVSTQQRRPLVIIAEDIEGEALAVCILNKLRGQLQVAAVKAPGFGDNRKSILGDLAILTDGTVFTDELDIKLDKATPDMLGSTGSITITKEDTIVLNGGGSKDAIAQRCEQIRGVIADPTTSEYEKEKLQERLAKLSGGVAVIKVGGSSEVEVGEKKDRFVDALNATRAAVEEGILPGGGTALIKASAHALNEVPTSNFDQQLGVSIVKNAITRPARTIIENAGLESSVVVGKLTDEHAGDFNKGFDSSKGEYVDMINAGILDPFKVVRTGLIDASGVASLLGTTEVAIVDAPEEKGAGGPPMGGMGGMGGMGGMGGMM from the exons ATGCAGCGCGCACTGAACACCCGGGCCCGAGCCTCTGCTTTGTCCTCGGCGGCCACCAAGTACCGAGCTGGCAGCCTTAGCCAGCAGGTCCGATTTGCTCACAAG GAGCTCAAGTTCGGTGTTGAGGGTCGTGCCGCTCTCCTCGCTGGTGTCGACACTCTCGCCAAGGCCGTCGCTACCACACTCGGTCCCAAGGGCCGAAATGTCCTCATTGAGTCCAGCTTTGGCTCTCCCAAGATCACCAAGG ACGGTGTTACTGTTGCCCGCGCTGTGAGCCTCAAGGACAAGTTCGAGAACCTCGGTGCCAAGCTCCTCCAGGATGTTGCCTCCAAGACCAACGAGGTCGCTGGTGACGGTACTACCACCGCTACCGTTCTCGCCCGTGCCATCTTCTCCGAGACCGTCAAGAACGTTGCGGCCGGCTGCAACCCTATGGACCTCCGCCGCGGTATCCAGGCTGCTGTTGAGGCCGTCGTCTCGTTCCTCCAGAAGAACAAGCGAGACATCACCACCAGCGCTGAGATCGCTCAGGTCGCTACCATCTCTGCCAACGGCGACGTCCACATTGGCCAGATGATTGCCAACGCCATGGAGAAGGTTGGCAAGGAGGGTGTCATCACCTGCAAGGAGGGCAAGACTGTTGCCGATGAGCTCGAGGTCACCGAGGGTATGCGATTCGACCGCGGATTCGTCTCCCCCTACTTCATCACCGACACCAAGTCCCAGAAGGTTGAGTTCGAGAATcctctcatcctcctctccgagaagaagatctctGCTGTCCAGGACATCATCCCCGCTCTTGAGGTCTCCACCCAGCAGCGCCGACCTCTGGTCATCATTGCTGAGGACATTGAGGGTGAGGCTCTCGCTGTCTGCATTCTGAACAAGCTCCGTGGCCAGCTCCAGGTTGCGGCTGTCAAGGCCCCTGGTTTCGGTGACAACCGCAAGTCCATCCTTGGCGATCTCGCCATCCTCACCGACGGTACCGTTTTCACTGATGAGCTTGACATCAAGCTTGACAAGGCCACCCCCGACATGCTTGGATCCACTGgctccatcaccatcaccaaggaGGACACCATTGTTTTGAACGGTGGCGGCAGCAAGGATGCCATTGCTCAGCGATGTGAGCAGATCCGTGGTGTCATTGCCGACCCCACCACCTCCGAGtacgagaaggagaagctccAGGAGCGTCTTGCTAAGCTCTCTGGCGGTGTTGCCGTCATCAAGGTTGGTGGCTCTTCCGAGGTCGAGGTtggcgagaagaaggatcgATTCGTCGATGCTCTGAACGCCACCCGCGCTGCCGTCGAGGAGGGTATCCTGCCCGGTGGTGGTACTGCCCTCATCAAGGCCTCTGCCCACGCTCTCAACGAGGTCCCCACTTCCAACTTTGACCAGCAGCTCGGTGTTAGCATCGTCAAGAACGCCATCACCCGTCCCGCCCGAACCATCATCGAGAACGCCGGTCTTGAGAgctctgttgttgttggcaaGCTCACCGACGAGCACGCTGGTGACTTCAACAAGGGTTTCGACAGCTCCAAGGGCGAGTACGTTGACATGATCAACGCTGGTATCCTCGATCCCTTCAAGGTCGTCCGAACCGGTCTCATTGACGCCAGTGGTGTCGCCTCTCTTCTCGGTACCACCGAGGTCGCTATCGTCGACGCCCCCGAGGAGAAGGGTGCCGGTGGTCCTCCTATGGGCGGCATGGGAGGTATGGGCGGCATGGGTGGCATGGGAGGTATGATGTAA